The sequence GCAGTTCAGACGAACAGCTTATCCAATATATGTAGGAAGAAAAATCCCAATTTCTTCCTTATTTTTTTATGAATTCTAGCCATATTTTTTAGGGAAAGACACAGAAGTCTTTCCCATAACCTCCAATTATAAATACTTTTTTTAACAAACTCAAAACTATGAGAGAACATATTATTGAAGCCATGGGACTGAGCAAAGTAACAATTAAAGACGGAAAGGTTGTCAGTGTAAGTGAACCTGAAGTTGAGTACTGTCCTCTTTTTGATCACCACAGAGGAATTAAGAGACTGACATCTGAAGCAATAGCTGAAAATATGCAATTTAGAATTGATGATTTTGGAATGTGTATGCCAAATCGCCAATTAAGAATGAAGGACTTTTTGAATTTCGGCATTTCAGAGATTATGTGCACATTACTAGATGAGGATGTAATCGACTGTGTTGTGATGGTTTTAGAAGGTTGCGGAACATTAATCGTTGAAGAGCCGGAACTTGTACAGGGAATTGGAGGAAGGGTTTCAGGCCTTGTAAAAACCAGTCCGATTCCGGAATTGATAGCTGAAATGGGCAAGGACAATATTGCCCATCCAAAAACAGCCGAAATTGATCAACTTAAAGGAATAGAACTTGCAATTGCCAAAGGATTTAAAAATATTGCAGTTACTGTAACTCTGGCCGGAGACATTGAGGAAATTGAAAGGATTAAATTGGAAAATCCTGATGTGAATATCTATGTTTTTGTTGTCCACACGACAAAAAAGTCTGCTGAAGACGCAAGAAAATTATTTGACGGCTGTGACGTCATTACATCCTGCGCATCAAGACATGTTCGTGAAATCGGAGAAAATGAAAGCATAAAAACTGTAGGCCAATCCATTTCGATTTACGCTAAAACAGAAAATGGCAGAAAATTTTTAGAAATGCGTTTGAAAAAAATTGGAGGGGAAAAACCTAAAAAGGACAATCCTGATTTGCCATACCCCCTAATTTAATTGTTATCTTCTCGGCAAACATCTTTCCTGAGGCAGCAATCCCCGATTATGGTAAGGCTGTCTCTTATATTCAATAAATGGGAATTTAATGCCACTTACGCCAAATTTTGGATTGTAACCGAATATGTTTATATACTCTGATAAATCATCACGTTCGTTTTTCATGGCCACTGCAACCTGATATAATGCTTTTGCATCATCAATAGCTCTGTGAAAATTAACTTCACCAATACCGTAATATTTAACAGCATCAATTAACTTATGAGGATAATCCTTTCTGTCTTTTAAAACAGATACAGTATCAATCCAGTTTAAATTAGATACGATATAATCCGCATCATCTGGAAAATGACGCTTTAACAGTGAATAAACGAACTGCAAATCAAATTGACAATTATGAGCCACCATCAATGTATTTGCCGTGAGTCTTTCTTTTAAGTCATAAGCAACAGTTTCCTCATCGATTCCCTCATTTTGTATCATATTATTTGTAATTCCGGTTAATTGAGAAATTTTTGGAGAAATGAACTCTCCTATGTCAATGAATTCATCATAAGTATCTACAATAATCCCATTTTCAACAGTTAACATTGCAAGTTCAATAATCTTACAGCAGGAACAATCAAGACCGCTTGTTTCGGTATCAAAGAATATAATTTTTATAGTAAACACACCCCATTAAACACAATTTAATTAATTCTATGTATCTGTTACTATATAATCAGTAGCTATAATATTTCTATGCTTAATGCATCTTCCGATATCAATTGAACTTTTATGTTTCGCCCTTAGAATGACGATATATAAATATGCAAATATACCGAATAGGCGATATTTATGATAACAACCATCAGAATCAGTAAAAGATTTACAGCAGCGGCTAAAACTGAAAAGCACTGCGACAGGCAAAAGCCAACTGAATCTGGTCAATCAATATACTGGATGGATTGAAAAAGGATAAAACAACAGCAAAACCCCCGGCAATGAGTTTAGATGAATAGAAAAACTGTTAAAACACGACCTGCATGAAGGTGAAAACACGCTCACGGTTTTGCATCTATAATCGGCGGAATAAACATCACAGGAAACACTGTTAAAATCACCAAGAAAGGGACTTTCACTGCCACAACACAGTTTAGTAGAGATTTCCTGTGCTCTGCAAAAACAGTTAAAATCCAAAATTAAAGTAAAATAGCATATGTGCTATTTACAATCTTTTTTTATTATTTAAAATGTAATCCATCTTTTAGAATAATGGCTTAAAGGTATATTCTGTTGATGCCTTTGATTTTATCAAAATCTGAATCGAATGAAACTATTGTACTGACTCCGTTTTTAATCATGGTCTGGAGTATGGTGCAGTCGCTGAAGTTGACTGCATGATTGTAATGTTTATATGATGCAACTGCTTCTGCATAATCATCAGAGCCTAAAAAATCTATTTCATATGATAGGAGCAATTCTGTCAGTTCATCAACATCGTATGTTGAGTTTGTTGCCTTCAGGCTGTTGAGGACTTCTGTAAAAACCGTACTGTTTATCAGTTTCCTTTCGTTTTTCAGAACCGGCTTTAATTTAAGTGCCTTTTCGGTGCAGGTGTCTTTTTTAAGTATGACTCCAATCAGGTATGTTGAGTCTAGAAATATCATATTAACCTCTTTTATATGATGATTTTTTTAACTCGACGGCGTTTGTTCTGATTGGTGCATCGGCAAGCCCGGTTAGTTTTTCAGATACATCATCGCCTTCGGGCAGGTCATGTTTTAAAAGTTTTTCTATTTCATCCAAGCTCATCGCAGGTTTTGCCGGTGTTTTATCGTTTTTCAATCCGTCCAGGATGTATCGATTGGCCAGATCCAGTTGGCTTTTGCCAGTTTCGGCGCTTTTCATTTTTAACTGCCGCTGCAAATCTTTATCTATTCTGATGGTTGTTATCATAAATTATCACCTATGTAATATATTTGTATATTTGTATATAAATATATTGCATTTGAAATCATACACCAAAGGTTAATTAGTAATATCAAAAATAAATACAATATGAAAAAAGATTTCAAAGTTGCGATAAGTATCAGATAATTCATAATCTACTAATTATATAGCTTATTTTTAATATGTCAAAATAACGACAATACTACTTAATCGCCCAGATATAATCTTTCTAAGTTCAGGGAACGGTTGAATGCTAAATATATTTTTTAAAATCCAATTGATTTTCAAATTTACATATCCAATTTCGACCTGTAAAAATATTTTAAATAGCAATAAAAAGCAATATTTATGATAAGCATACTAATATTTAATTGATATATAATTAATAGTGATTAGTCAATAGAGGGATAAATTTGACCCAAAAAAGTGAAGCGCAAAAAGGAAATATTACACCAGAAATGGAATATGTTGCAGAAATAGAAAATATAGATGTAAATAAATTAGCTAAATTAATAGATTGCGGAAAAGTTGTAATTCCAAAAAATATTAATGGACACTCAAAACCATGCGGTATTGGAGAAGGTTTGAGAACTAAAATTAATGCAAACATCGGTTCATCATCAAAAATTGACGATATTGATCTTGAAATTAATAAAGCAAAATTGGCTCAGGAATACGGTGCAGATGCACTTATGGATTTATCAACAGGTTCTGATTTAAAGTTATTCAGAAAAAAGATTATGGATGCAGTCGATATCTGTATTGGAACTGTTCCGATTTATGAAGCAGGTGTTGTAACACTTTCAAAAGACAAAGAAATCATTGATATGGATCCTGATGATATTTTCAGGGCTATTGAAAATCAGGCAAAAGAGGGAGTGGACTTTATGACCCTTCACTGCGGAATTACTAAAGATTTGGTCAGCAAATTAAAGTCCGCAAATAGAATGATGGGAATTGTAAGTCGTGGCGGAACCTTTATGGCTTCCTGGATTAACCATAACGATATGGAAAATCCGTTATATGAAAATTACGATTATCTTTTAGAGTTATCATATGAATATGACATCACATTGTCTTTAGGTGATGGTTTAAGACCCGGCTGTCTGTCAGATGCAAGCGACATCCCTCAGATTCAGGAACTTGTGAATTTGGGAGGTCTTGTTAAAAGAGCACAGGATGCAAACGTTCAGGTGATGGTGGAAGGTCCGGGACATATGCCATTAAACCAGATTAAAGCAAATATGGAAATTCAAAAAACAATATGTCACAGCGCTCCGTTTTACGTATTGGGACCGTTAGTAACCGATATTGCACCTGGCTATGACCACATCACAGGAGCAATAGGAGGAGCAATAGCCGCATCAGCAGGAGCCAGCTTTTTGTGTTATGTAACACCTGCAGAACACTTATCCCTTCCGAGTCTAGAAGATGTTAAAGAAGGAATTATTGCATCCAAAATTGCTGCAGAGGCCGCTGATGTTGCAAAGGGTCTTGAATCCGCATGGAGCCGTGAACGTGCAATGGCCAAAGCAAGAAAAGAATTCGATTGGGAAAAACAATTTGACCTTGCATTGGACAAGTCAAAACCTAGAACATATCGTGACAAATGTGAACTTGAAGATGAAGAGATGTGCGCGATGTGTGGTGAATATTGTGCAGTAAAAATAGCTAAAGGCGATTTTTAATGAGATATCAGGAATTAGTAGATGTATACTCAGCATTGGAAGCAACAACAAAAAGATTAGAAAAAACAGAGATAATTTCTGAATTTTTAAAGAAATTAGACTCTGATACAATTGAAAAAGTCGGACTTTTGATTTTGGGAGTCGTGTTTCCTGCATGGAGTTCGGAAGAAATTGGAATCGGCGGAAAATTAGTTGAAAGGGCAGTAGCGGAAGCTGTTGGAACAACACAATCTGGCGTTGAGGATGCTGTTCGTGACGAAGGAGACATCGGCCTTGCATGCATTAAATTATATGCTAAAAAATCCCAGACAACATTTTTCTCACAGCCCCTGACAATTGATTTTGTATTTAACAGCCTGCGCAAACTGTCTAAAATCAGCGGATCACGTTCAACCAACCGTAAAATTGCAGTTATTTTAGAGCTGTTAAGTCAGGCAAGTGCAACTGAAGCCAAATATCTGACCCGTACAATAACCGAAGAACTGAGAATCGGCGTTGGAGACGGAGTGGTTAGAGATGCAATTGCGCAAGCTTTCGGCATTGATAAAAAAGTAGTTGAAAGAGCCCAGATGCTTACAAATGATTTTTCAATCGTTGCAAAAACTGCAAAAGAACAGGGCAGCGCCGGTTTAGAAAAGCTTAATCTGACACCGGGAACACCTGTAAAACCAATGCTTGCTCAGCTTGCACCTCCATTGGATGAAATCATTCCTGAAATGGGCGTTGCAATTTGCGATACCAAGTATGACGGCATCAGGCTCCAGGTTCACAGAAACAACGGCGAAATTAAAATATTCACACGCAGACTTGAAAACATTACCCATGCACTTCCAGAAATCGTGGAACTGTTTGATGAACACCTCCCCCATGAGAACTACATCGTAGAAGGGGAAGTAATAGCCACTAGAAACGGAAAGCCCCTCCCTTTCCAGAACATATTGCACCGCGTTAGAAGAAAGCATAATGTTGAAGAGGCTATTGAAAATGTTCCTCTAAAATTATACCTGTTCGATGTTTTATATTATGAAGTTCCAATGATTGACGAGCCTTTAAAAAATAGAAGACGAATATTAGAAGAAATTGTTGACACCTCTATTGACGGGATGAATCTGAGCACAATGATTGTTGGAACTGCCGACAACATCGGCGAAGTTCAGGAACTGTTTGAACGCTCAATTAATGAAGGGCATGAAGGAATAATGATTAAGGATGCTTCAGAACCATATATTCCTGGCCTTAGAGGTAAAAAAATGCTTAAATACAAAGCAGAACCTGAAACCCTTGACATGATCGTTATTGGAGGAACATACGGAATCGGAAAAAGAGGAGATTTCGTCGGATCTTACTTGGTGGCTTTAAGAGATGAAAACGATGATTTTAAAAGCGTTGCTTATGCAGCAACAGGCCTTGATGATGCGACATTGGAATATCTGACCGGTAAAATGAAGGAACTTGAAATTTCAACCAAAGGCAGGGAAATCAGAGTTGAGCCTAAAATCGTTCTGGAAATTGCATTTTCAGAAATTGTCGAGTCTCCGGAATATGAGACAGGTTACTCCTTAAGATTCCCTGTTGTTAAAAATATAAGAAAAGATAAGGGTCCGATGGATGTAGATACTGTTGAGAGATTAATTTCCATGTACAATACAGGAAATTAAATCTCAGGCAATTTTTTAATATTGTTAATGACAGCCCGTGTAATCGGATATACGACAATCTCATATAGTGTCTTAAACATCGCCTGAGCAATCACCATCATCACCAGTGCCTCCAAAGGTATTGTTCCTATAAATCCTATTGTAATAAAAATTATTGCATCCAGACCTTCACCAAATAATGTTGAAACTATGCATCTGAAAAATAGCTTTTCCTCATCCCATTTCTTAAGATAAACCATCAGTCTCGCATTAACAATTGACCCTATCAAATATGCAACAAAACTTGCAACAAGCAGCCTTAAAGTAGAACTTAAAACAATGCCGAATGCCTGTGAGTTTTCAAAAAACACCGGTGCAGGAAGCCAGATAGTCACATTATAGCAAATCACCGCAACAAGATTCATGAAAAACCCAAGTAAAATAATGCGACGGGCCTTAGCATAACCATAAACCTCTGCAAGCACGTCATTTACAATGTAGATTATTGGAAAAATGATAACCGCACAGGGCAGGGTAAACGAGAAAAAATCAAATGTTTTGCCTGCTATAATATTTGATACAATCAGACATGCAGTAAAAACACCTGCCAAAATTGCATATAATTCTGTTTTTGTTAAATCTTCAAACATAAAACATATTATATTTCTAATATTAGATAAATTTTACAAGTTTAAAACCTATCGGATATTTTTAATTTGAAAACAAATCAGAAAATCATGGAAATCACAGATGAAAAATTATTAAGAATCGCCTTAGTAACCTCCCTTATCGGCATAATCGGACTGATTATATTTACCCCATCAATCGAAGTTAAAAAAGTTGATATCAAAGACATTACAAGATCCATGATTGATGAGAAGGTATGCGTCGACGGCGTGATAACAGATGTTGCCCAGTCAAGTTCAAAAACAAACTATTTTCTTACAGTAAATGACGGGGAAAGCCAGATTCAGTTAATCATCTTTGAAAAGCAAGTCAGTGAGATTAAATCAAAGAATTTGGATATTGAAGATTTCAAAAACAGAAAGGTTGAAGTTACAGGTACAATAACAGAATACAAATCAGATTTGGAATTAATTCTAACAAGCGGCGACAGTCTTCGGATAATAAATTAGACATCAATATATTTTTATTTGTAAAACTTCAAAAATAATATAGAATGAATTTATAGGAATTTTAATTATGTCTGATAAAAAAAGATTATTTGGAACTTTTGGAGTTAGAAGAACAGCAAATGACGTGTTAACTCCTGAGTTTGCAACAAGATTAGCTGCATGTTATGGAAGCGTTGTTAAAGGCAAAATTGCAGTTGGAGCAGATACAAGAACAAGCAGCCCAATGTTAAAAGATGCGGTTATCGCAGGTTTACTTTCAGCCGGCTGTGATGCTGTAGATTTGGGAATGCTGCCAACACCTGCGGTCCAGTATGCAGTAAGACAGTATTATGATGGAGGAATCATGATTACTGCAAGCCATAACCCTCCTAAATTTAACGGTCTTAAATTTTTAGATGAATTTGGTATCGGCCTTTCAGATAATGTTGAATTAGAAATCGAAAGCCTTTATTTTGACGGTGAACCAGTCAGAGCAGGTTGGGATGAAATCGGTGAGAAATTCACAAATAATCAGATTATTGGCGAATACATCCAAACTGCAATGTCACATGTTGACGCAGATGCAATAAGAAAAGCCAATTTAAAAGTGGTTCTTGATTGCGGATCAGGTGCAGGTTCCTTTACTGCCCCTTATTTGGTCAGGGAACTTGGATGTGACGTGACAACTTTGAATTGTCAAGCGGACGGATTTTTCCCTGGCCGTGACCCTGAACCGATAGAAGAAAACTTGCAGGAGCTCATTTCAGTTGTAAAAGAATTAAACGCAGATATCGGTCTTGCTCATGACGGCGATGCAGACAGAACCATTTGTATTGATGAGAATGGAGCTTTTGTTCTGGGAGATAAAACATTTACACTGGTTGAAAAACAGATGCTTAAAGAAAACGGCGGAGGAACCATTGTAACAACCGTTGCAACTTCACAGGCAATTTATGATATTGCAGAAGAATACAACGGAGAAGTGATAGCCACTGCTGTTGGAGATTTGCTTGTAGCGCGTAAGTTAAAAGACACAGACGGACTTTTCGGAGGAGAGGAAAACGGAGGATTGATTTTTCCTAAATTCGTTTACGGACGGGATGCTGCTTTAACTGTTGCCAAAATCCTGGAAATAATAGTTAAAGAAAACAAACCACTATCCGAATTGGTTTCAGAGCTTCCAGTTTATTATTCAGCCAAAATGAAAACAGAATGCAGTGACGATTTAAAAGAAGAAGTAATGTCAAAAATAGCCCATGAAGTTAAAGAAACCACCGATTACGAACTTGACACTACAGACGGCGTTAAAATATTTAAAGATGGCGGATGGGTCATTATCAGACCATCCGGAACAGAACCAATCTTTAGAAGCTATTCAGAAGGAAACTCCCAAAAGCAAGCTGACGAAATGGCTGAGTGGGGAATTAGCTTAATTAAAAAATATAGAGACTAGAATTTGGTTGAAAGTTCTTCAAGGTCAATTGTTGATGGGAAATCCCCGTCCAGCCAATGCTTAGAGCAGGAAACTCTATTTAAAATCACACATTGCGGAGGAATTCCCATTTTACTTGCCTGATAACCACCAGATATAAGGTTTAAAACACAGCTAACACCAATAATTCCAAGTTCATCCAAATCTTTTTCTGTTGCCCCTTTAAGAGAATCTGAATTATGTTCTATCAGATATAACTCATGGGGAAAATCCTTAGCTATTTTATAGATGTTGCAGTTTTTATTGCATAGCCTGCATACAGGACCCAGTCCGGTATTTTCCGCATTGCAATTTTTTTCAGACACCCTCATGCAGGAAGGCAAAAGCAGTGCTTTTCTTTTTCTTGAGCGGAAATTCCTGCAGAATATTCTATTCATTAAATTAGCTCCAAGCATGTTTAAATGATATATTTCTTCAGGACTATTAAAAAATATTACATCTTCCTTCATTTTATGAGATTCTTTATTTTTTTCAAAATATTCTTTAAATCCTGCCGTATATGTAGCTAGGTATTTAGGGGAATTTTTCAAAAACCATGCAGCCAACTTCAAAAAGATCTCCAATTTTTCAGAGGTTATACTATCTTCATACTTTCTCAAATAAGGCAGCTGATAAGCAAAATCACCAGTAGCCTCCAGCCAATCCAACAGTAATTTTAAACTGGCCCTATTTAAGGTTAACTCGTTTTTTGTCTTTTTTTTAGAAAATTCCTTTGTAAGAATCATCCCCCTAATGTCATCGACCAGATCCTTACTCATTTTAGACTTATTTCTCATAGCATACAATGCGGCAAGAACATCATGAGAACCGTTCGGCAAAACAACTGCATCATTTTTGTATATCTCCCAATAAACGCCGATAAGCAATCCTTCCAACATTTCAGACAAGTCATCCAGATTCAGGGTTCCTGCAAAGCCGATAAATGCTTCTGCAAAATCATTAACATCCCCGTAATAATCATCCTTAATCTGATAGGGAACTATAAAATCATCCATTTAAACCCTCACCGCACCAAGAATAAACTCAACATGCTGTTCTGCATCTTCAAATAGCCTGTCCAATTCATCATCGGGAAAGGAGTTGTTCTGGATAAATATCTCCATTAACAGAAACATAGGATAGGCATAATATTCCCTTGCCAGAACTGCAGGGTCAAATTCCTTTCTGATGAGTCCTTTTTCGATTAGTCTGGAAAAAATTGAAGTCCAGAATTCCAGAGGTTCTTCAAGAATGTGCTTATGGAAAAAATCAGCTATCATTTCGTCCTGATACATTTGAATAAAGAAAAACCTAAATAGCTTCATTATCCTTTCGTTTCTCAATTGCTGCCTGAACATCTCAGAACCCATCCTATAAAACAGCATAGGGTCTGAGTCCAATAATTCATCCATCTGATGGTTTTTATTTTCATCGAAGCTATTAAAATAATCCTCAAAAGTCTTTAAAATAATATCCATAATGGCTTGTTTTGATGAATAATGATTATATATTGAGCTTTCTTTAATTCCAACCTCACGGGCAATTTCTCTAACAGAAGTATTATTAAATCCTTTTTGTGAAAATAACTCAAGTGAGGCATCAAAAATTTTTTCTTTGGTATTTTTCTCCTCCATGACTAACAGTTGTTAGTCAGACCATATAAAACTAACGGCTGTTAGTTAAAAAAATTTTAAAAAAAATAATCTAGAGATACTCCAGGCACTCCTCTTTTAGGAAAAACGCATCTTCATTATCTGGGCTTCTAAGTAAAACCTTGTTAAAACTGTCAATAGCCTCTTCAAACTTGCCCAGTTCCATTAAAACAACACCTTTATTAAGTAAAAAATCAATGTTATACTGTTCTAGTGAAATAGCTTTATTAAAACACTCAAGAGCCTTGTCAAGCTTACCCAAATCAATATATGCATTGCCCATCCTATTTATAGCGGCGGCATCCATTTCAGAATCATCCAGACAAACCTCAACAGCCTTGTCAAAAGATTCAATAGCCTCTGCCAGCATTCCCATATCGGTCAGCAAGTTACCTCTTGAATTCCAAACCTCCGGATTTTCGCCATCAATAACTATAAGCTTGTCATAAACCCTCAATGCGTCATCATATCTTCCAAGCATTTCCAAAATAAAACCTCTCCAGTACAGAACAATCGGACTGCTTGGACGATAATTATAGGCAAGGTTGCTCACTTTAAGAGCCTTGTTAATGTTTCCAGAGTTCAGAAGAGCAATGGCCTTGTTGTTTAGAATATAGATGTTGTCAGGTTCCATATCCAATGCCTTGTCATAACACTCAATTGCATCCATAAACCTGCCCAGCCGGGATAAGTTATCTCCCTGCTTGTTTAGAAGGTAAATATCATTAGGATCCAATCTTAAAGCGGCATCATAACACATTGTAGATTTATCAAACTTGCCGCTGTCAAATAAAATATCTGCCCGTTTAGAAATCATCGCCTTTTCATCGATTTTA comes from Methanobrevibacter sp. and encodes:
- a CDS encoding type II toxin-antitoxin system VapC family toxin, coding for MIFLDSTYLIGVILKKDTCTEKALKLKPVLKNERKLINSTVFTEVLNSLKATNSTYDVDELTELLLSYEIDFLGSDDYAEAVASYKHYNHAVNFSDCTILQTMIKNGVSTIVSFDSDFDKIKGINRIYL
- a CDS encoding PolC-type DNA polymerase III — encoded protein: MFTIKIIFFDTETSGLDCSCCKIIELAMLTVENGIIVDTYDEFIDIGEFISPKISQLTGITNNMIQNEGIDEETVAYDLKERLTANTLMVAHNCQFDLQFVYSLLKRHFPDDADYIVSNLNWIDTVSVLKDRKDYPHKLIDAVKYYGIGEVNFHRAIDDAKALYQVAVAMKNERDDLSEYINIFGYNPKFGVSGIKFPFIEYKRQPYHNRGLLPQERCLPRR
- a CDS encoding ATP-dependent DNA ligase, whose protein sequence is MRYQELVDVYSALEATTKRLEKTEIISEFLKKLDSDTIEKVGLLILGVVFPAWSSEEIGIGGKLVERAVAEAVGTTQSGVEDAVRDEGDIGLACIKLYAKKSQTTFFSQPLTIDFVFNSLRKLSKISGSRSTNRKIAVILELLSQASATEAKYLTRTITEELRIGVGDGVVRDAIAQAFGIDKKVVERAQMLTNDFSIVAKTAKEQGSAGLEKLNLTPGTPVKPMLAQLAPPLDEIIPEMGVAICDTKYDGIRLQVHRNNGEIKIFTRRLENITHALPEIVELFDEHLPHENYIVEGEVIATRNGKPLPFQNILHRVRRKHNVEEAIENVPLKLYLFDVLYYEVPMIDEPLKNRRRILEEIVDTSIDGMNLSTMIVGTADNIGEVQELFERSINEGHEGIMIKDASEPYIPGLRGKKMLKYKAEPETLDMIVIGGTYGIGKRGDFVGSYLVALRDENDDFKSVAYAATGLDDATLEYLTGKMKELEISTKGREIRVEPKIVLEIAFSEIVESPEYETGYSLRFPVVKNIRKDKGPMDVDTVERLISMYNTGN
- a CDS encoding methanogenesis marker 8 protein → MREHIIEAMGLSKVTIKDGKVVSVSEPEVEYCPLFDHHRGIKRLTSEAIAENMQFRIDDFGMCMPNRQLRMKDFLNFGISEIMCTLLDEDVIDCVVMVLEGCGTLIVEEPELVQGIGGRVSGLVKTSPIPELIAEMGKDNIAHPKTAEIDQLKGIELAIAKGFKNIAVTVTLAGDIEEIERIKLENPDVNIYVFVVHTTKKSAEDARKLFDGCDVITSCASRHVREIGENESIKTVGQSISIYAKTENGRKFLEMRLKKIGGEKPKKDNPDLPYPLI
- a CDS encoding OB-fold nucleic acid binding domain-containing protein: MEITDEKLLRIALVTSLIGIIGLIIFTPSIEVKKVDIKDITRSMIDEKVCVDGVITDVAQSSSKTNYFLTVNDGESQIQLIIFEKQVSEIKSKNLDIEDFKNRKVEVTGTITEYKSDLELILTSGDSLRIIN
- the thiC gene encoding phosphomethylpyrimidine synthase, with translation MTQKSEAQKGNITPEMEYVAEIENIDVNKLAKLIDCGKVVIPKNINGHSKPCGIGEGLRTKINANIGSSSKIDDIDLEINKAKLAQEYGADALMDLSTGSDLKLFRKKIMDAVDICIGTVPIYEAGVVTLSKDKEIIDMDPDDIFRAIENQAKEGVDFMTLHCGITKDLVSKLKSANRMMGIVSRGGTFMASWINHNDMENPLYENYDYLLELSYEYDITLSLGDGLRPGCLSDASDIPQIQELVNLGGLVKRAQDANVQVMVEGPGHMPLNQIKANMEIQKTICHSAPFYVLGPLVTDIAPGYDHITGAIGGAIAASAGASFLCYVTPAEHLSLPSLEDVKEGIIASKIAAEAADVAKGLESAWSRERAMAKARKEFDWEKQFDLALDKSKPRTYRDKCELEDEEMCAMCGEYCAVKIAKGDF
- the glmM gene encoding phosphoglucosamine mutase, which translates into the protein MGILIMSDKKRLFGTFGVRRTANDVLTPEFATRLAACYGSVVKGKIAVGADTRTSSPMLKDAVIAGLLSAGCDAVDLGMLPTPAVQYAVRQYYDGGIMITASHNPPKFNGLKFLDEFGIGLSDNVELEIESLYFDGEPVRAGWDEIGEKFTNNQIIGEYIQTAMSHVDADAIRKANLKVVLDCGSGAGSFTAPYLVRELGCDVTTLNCQADGFFPGRDPEPIEENLQELISVVKELNADIGLAHDGDADRTICIDENGAFVLGDKTFTLVEKQMLKENGGGTIVTTVATSQAIYDIAEEYNGEVIATAVGDLLVARKLKDTDGLFGGEENGGLIFPKFVYGRDAALTVAKILEIIVKENKPLSELVSELPVYYSAKMKTECSDDLKEEVMSKIAHEVKETTDYELDTTDGVKIFKDGGWVIIRPSGTEPIFRSYSEGNSQKQADEMAEWGISLIKKYRD
- a CDS encoding DUF116 domain-containing protein — encoded protein: MDDFIVPYQIKDDYYGDVNDFAEAFIGFAGTLNLDDLSEMLEGLLIGVYWEIYKNDAVVLPNGSHDVLAALYAMRNKSKMSKDLVDDIRGMILTKEFSKKKTKNELTLNRASLKLLLDWLEATGDFAYQLPYLRKYEDSITSEKLEIFLKLAAWFLKNSPKYLATYTAGFKEYFEKNKESHKMKEDVIFFNSPEEIYHLNMLGANLMNRIFCRNFRSRKRKALLLPSCMRVSEKNCNAENTGLGPVCRLCNKNCNIYKIAKDFPHELYLIEHNSDSLKGATEKDLDELGIIGVSCVLNLISGGYQASKMGIPPQCVILNRVSCSKHWLDGDFPSTIDLEELSTKF
- a CDS encoding tetratricopeptide repeat protein; translation: MPILSFSSNDIDVITGKKTRTIRKAWKTPLKVGDRLYCYWNLVSKEKMKIFEAFVTRIEDLSFEELEGNDELARQEGFKDSKDMLKEFKKMYGGRLSPLDKFQIIHFEKIDISQWKGDKIDEKAMISKRADILFDSGKFDKSTMCYDAALRLDPNDIYLLNKQGDNLSRLGRFMDAIECYDKALDMEPDNIYILNNKAIALLNSGNINKALKVSNLAYNYRPSSPIVLYWRGFILEMLGRYDDALRVYDKLIVIDGENPEVWNSRGNLLTDMGMLAEAIESFDKAVEVCLDDSEMDAAAINRMGNAYIDLGKLDKALECFNKAISLEQYNIDFLLNKGVVLMELGKFEEAIDSFNKVLLRSPDNEDAFFLKEECLEYL
- a CDS encoding TetR/AcrR family transcriptional regulator, whose protein sequence is MEEKNTKEKIFDASLELFSQKGFNNTSVREIAREVGIKESSIYNHYSSKQAIMDIILKTFEDYFNSFDENKNHQMDELLDSDPMLFYRMGSEMFRQQLRNERIMKLFRFFFIQMYQDEMIADFFHKHILEEPLEFWTSIFSRLIEKGLIRKEFDPAVLAREYYAYPMFLLMEIFIQNNSFPDDELDRLFEDAEQHVEFILGAVRV
- a CDS encoding queuosine precursor transporter, which translates into the protein MFEDLTKTELYAILAGVFTACLIVSNIIAGKTFDFFSFTLPCAVIIFPIIYIVNDVLAEVYGYAKARRIILLGFFMNLVAVICYNVTIWLPAPVFFENSQAFGIVLSSTLRLLVASFVAYLIGSIVNARLMVYLKKWDEEKLFFRCIVSTLFGEGLDAIIFITIGFIGTIPLEALVMMVIAQAMFKTLYEIVVYPITRAVINNIKKLPEI